The following DNA comes from Mucisphaera calidilacus.
CCTGCCCCACCGACAGATGCTCCACCGCATCACCCACCGCCACGATCTTCCCGATCACCTCGTGACCACCCACAAACGGATACGTCGTCATCCCCCAGTCATTGTTCACCATCGACAGGTCCGAGTGACAGATCCCCGACGAGATCACCTCCAGTTCAACCTCGCCAGCCTTCAACTCACCCGGGTCATACTCAAAAGCCTCAAACGCCCCACCCGCTTCCGCCGCCGCATACGCCTTGAACATGACACGCTCCTGGTTAGGGGATAAACCGCACTCTAGCGCCGTCGCCCATCCGGTCAAGGCATATCATCGAGGATCATCCCCCTCTACTCCTCCCGACGCAGCATCTCCCGAGGCGGCAGATCACGCAGACGCTCCGGATAATCGGCCGGCAGGGCCCACACGAACCCATACTTGCTCTGAACCAACCCACGCTCCGCAGGACCCAGGTCCGTGCGCACCGCCAGCACCACGTCCGTGCTCGCCCACGGATTCGTAAACCAATACTCGTGACCCGTGATATCAAAACCACGCGTCTCCGCACCCAGAGACACGTCCAGGGCCATCACGTTCCCCAGACCCTCAATCATCTCCGCCTCCTCAGCCGTCATCGACCCGTCCTTCTGCCCGATACGCGTCTGCCCACCCATGAAGAACTTCGCGTTGATCAAGGCGATGTCATTCGACGACGCACTCACGATCACACGCTCACTCAACGACGAGATCCTCCCGATCGAATCCAGAAACAGGTCACGCTCCACGTCACCCGCCACGAAATAAACCGTCCCCAGACGCAGCTTCTCACGCAGCGACGCACCCTCCGACAACAACGGCGCCTGACGATCATGAAGCGATGCCAACGCCTGCGTCAGAACACGCGCGCCCGCACTCCACGCCACGATGTGAATCCGCCGCGCCGCGCTCTTCTCCGCCAGAACCTCCAACAGCCGCGCCAGCGATTCCGCCGACGCACGCCCACGCTCCATGTCCGACCCGAACGCGTAATGAAAAATGTCCTGGTGCGTCGGCCAGCAGAACGCAAGCGACGTCATGTCTCGACCCATGAAGTGATCGATCTGCGCCGCAAACGCGTTCCCGTTGTAAAAATCAACCTTCGCACCGTGCACGTAGATCATCAGATCCTTGTCGCGAGCATCACCGATCGAATCATTCAGATCATGCATCCACCAGCCCACGCCCGTCGTCTCAACAATCTCCTCCGTCGTCCCCGCCGGATCAAAACCGCCCGCCTCCACCACGCCATTCACCGTCAAAACCACCGACTCCTCACGCTCACGCCGCGACACCACCTCCTGCAACGCCTCCCAGCTCAGCGACGGACTCCCAAACCCGATCAGCGACAACCCCACCGACACCTGGTCACTGAGCTTGTTCCCGTAATCCACACGCCGCATGTCCGTCGTTCGCGTACGCGTCGTCGCATAGTAAACCCGACGATTCGTAAACCGCTCCGACTCCGGCACGTGATCCACCGGACCCTTACCCAGCTCCGTATACACCACAGGCGTAGGCATCAACGTCTTGATCCCGCTCGTACACCCCCACGAAACCACAACCACAACCACAAGAACCAGACACAAACCCACTCGCTCAGACAGGCAGCTCATAACACAACCTCACGGGTAACAGCACGCAGACCAGAACGCACGGACCACCCCCATAGTACGAATTTCAATCCTTCACGAGACCCGCACGCCGCCAAACACCTACTCCGACCACACCACCACCATCGACCACGCAGGCAACACGATCTCACCCGTCGCCGCCGCCAACGGCTCGTCCGCCGAAGCCGACGCCGCATCGACCATCACGCTCCACGTCCCCTCAGGCAGAGGCAGCGTGTGCTTCTCCGGCTCACCGTTGTAAGCCACGATGATCCGCGACCAAGAATCACCCACCGCCGCACCATCCAGCTCGAACGCAAACAACTTCCCCAACTGCAGGAAGTGGATGTGCCGACGCACCGTCTCCGAGTCCGGGATCCGAAACGCCGGGTGCGCCCTGCGGATCGCGATCAGACCCCTCACGTACGCATAAACATCCCGGTACTCCGCCTTGCGATCCCAGTCAAAACGATTGACCGCATCGCCCGCGTTGTACGAGTTGTGATGCCCCCCCTTGGTCCGCGCAAAATCCGAGCCGCCATGCAGAAACGCCACGCCCTGACTCGTCAGCACCATCCCCAACGCCAGCTTCTGCATCGCACGCTTGTCCGCGTCACTCGCCTTAGGCAGCGTGTACTCAAGCTTGTCCCAGTACGTCCGGTTGTCGTGCGCCGACACGTAATTCACCGACTCCGTCGGCTCGTCCGCGAAATCACTGATCCCCCCCGCGACACCCTCCCGGATCGCCTCCGTGTTCCCACCCTTGCCGTTCGCAAAACCCTGACTCTTCCCGTCCAGGTCGCCACGGATCGCGTTGCGGTAATGGTCGTTGAACACCGCCATCGCCATCCCACGCTGCGCACCCTTCGGGAAATGCGTCGGCCCACCACCCGTCCACGGCTCGCCATAAAGCGTCAGGTCCTCACGGATCGCCAGCAACGCCTCGCACAACGCCTCCACCGTCTCCGGGTGATGCGTCCCCAGCAAGTCAAACCGAAAACCGTCCACACGGTACTCGTTCACCCAGAACACCAGCGAATCCACGATGTACTTCCGCACCATCAGACGCTCGTCCGCCACCGAGTTCCCCACGCCAGCATCGTTTAGCAATAAACCGTCGTCACCCGTCCGGAAGTAGTAGTTCGGCACCGTCTGATGGAAAGGCGAAAATTCAAAGCTGCTCGACGTGTGGTTGTACACCACGTCAAGAATCACACGGATCCCCTTCCCGTGCAGACCCGACACCATCTGCTTGAACTCGCTCGGACCCGCCATCGGGTCATAAACGTCCGTCGCATAATTCGACTCGGGCAGATTGAACAACGCCGTCCAGTAACCCCAGTTGTACTCGCCCACCGCCGACGAAAAATCATGAATAGGCAGCAGGTGCACCGCCGTCACACCCAGGTCCAGCAGATGATCCACACCCGTCGACACCCCGTCCCCCTCCGCCGGGTTCTCGTGAATCAAACCGAGGTAAGTGCCCCGATGCTCCTCCGGACACGACGCATCCGCCACCGAATAGTCCCGCACGTGAATCTCGTAAATCACCTCGTCCGTCTGGTGCTCCCGAACCGGATTCGCCACAAGACCCCAACCCTCCGGGTCCGTCCGGTCCAGATCAATCACCACCGAACGACGGCTGTCAAACGTCGCCGCGTACGTGTTGATGTCCGCCGCGATGCGCTCCTGACCATACGACACAAACCGATACACATACGCCTTGCCTTGCAGATCACCCTCCACCCGCACAGCCCAGACACCCCGCTCACCCTGCTCCATCGGCACCACCCGCGACGGCTCACGCGCATCCAACGCGTCATACAACAACAACTCCGCCGACACCGACACAGGCGACCACACCGCGAAATCCGTCCCCGCCGCCGAATAACGATGCCCCAGCTCAGCATCCAACGCCAGGTAAGCCGCGCTGTCCAGCACGCCCCGCGCATAAATCCAACGCGGCTCAAACTCCGGAATCGTCAGCTGAAGCCGGCCCACGTCCCCAGGCAGAACCTTCCGCGTCAGGTGCAGGTCATAAACAATCCGCGCCGTCGTGTCACTCTTGGTCCGCTCCACCCGCGACACCGAATACGTGCTCGGGTTCTCACCCGCCGTCGCGATCCGAATCGCCGTCCGCTGACGCTGCGTCAACTGACCCGTCGCCGCGATCCGGATCCGATCATCACCATCCAGAAACGCCGCCACCAGCTTGGTCGTCAGGTCCACCCGCGCCGGAGTTGTATAAATGTTGTTGTCGCCAGACACGAGCCAGACCTCCGTGATGGGCTTGGAATCGGACAGAGTAACGAAACGATCCATCCCCACGTCCCGGGTTTCCCATTCATTCTTCCGCAGAAGAAACCCCGACCGCACCGAACGGTCCTCAACCGGAATCACGAAGTAGGGCCCATAATCCGTCTCACCCGCAGGATCGACACCCCCGCCCTCACCCCCCTCGGCCCACGACCACACGTTCCAACCCTCATAAACCCCGTCCGGCCGGTGATAGTGCATGATCAGCACCGACTCCGTGCCGTAGTCCGACACCACCACACGATCCGCCACCGAGACCGGCACCACCTCCGCACAAACCCCCGAAACCCCGACCAGCAGACCCACCGCCACAACAAGCCCGACCACCACGCGACGCATCGCCATCCTGAACATGAGCAAACTCCACAATCAGACCCATGAAACCCTCGATCCGGCCACAGTTTAACCGTTTCACCGAGCCTGAACAGCCCCCAATCCGCCATTTCACACACTTATTCTCACACCCGGGTGGCTGTGGACAGACCGAGTCTGCGAGGGCTGCCCACAGATCCCAGTGTTTTCTTAACCCCCACGAGCCCCAAGCGCGAGCTTGGGGTGCCCACACCCCTACGAGCCCCAAGCGCAAGCTTGGGGCGCCACACCGCAACCGAGTCCCCGAGGTTGCTGTTTGTAAACCCTCCCAACCCCGACCAACACCCAACGCCGAATCGAAGGACTCCCAAAAAAAGTCCACGAAATCCTCTGTCCGTGATAAACTTTCACCATTGCCTCACCACGGAGAGAGAGCCATGACACGCATCACTTCCGGGGGCCTCGCCGCCCTCGCGTTCACCCTCGCGACCTCAGCACATGCCGACATCAAGCAGTGGGAGTACATCGACCCCGCAAACCCCGATCTGGGCCGCCAGCGATCCACCACCCTCGCTCCCGACGGCGCAGGACGCGACGCCACCCCCAACGCCATCCTGAATGACCTCGACCTCACCAAGGCGTGGCTGCGCTCGGCAGACCTCACCAACGCCAACTTGGGAGGTGCTACGCTGACCAACGCCGACCTGACCGGGGCCTACCTCTACCAAGCCACACTGACCGACGCCAACCTCACCAACGCCAACATCACCGAGGCAAACCTCTACCAAGCCACACTGACCAACGCCAACATCGCCGGTGCAGTTTTTCATGACACCACTTCTCGCGGCTTTACCGCAACGCAGCTCTACAGCACCGCCAGCTACCAGAACAAGGACCTCAGCGGTCTGAACCTGGGCAATAACGACCTCACCGGCTGGGACTTCACCGACCAGAACCTCACGGAGGCAGACTTCGACAACGCCACACTGACCGATGCCAACCTGAGCAACGCTAACCTCACCGACGCAGACTTCGAAGAAGCCATACTGACCGATGCCGACCTGAGCAACGCCGACATCACCAAGGCAAACCTCTACCAAGCCACACTGACCGACGCCAACCTCACCAACGCCAACATCACCGAGGCAAACCTCTACCAAGCCACACTGACCAACGCCAACATCGCCGGTGCAGTTTTTCATGACACCACTTCTCGCGGCTTTACCGCAACGCAGCTCTACAGCACCGCCAGCTACCAGAACAAGGACCTCAGCGGCGTGAGCCTAAGCGGTAACGACCTCACCGGCTGGGACTTCACCGACCAGAACCTCACGGAGGCAGACTTCGAAGAAGCCATACTGACCGATGCCGACCTGAGCAACGCCGACATCACCAAGGCAAACCTCACCAACGCCAACCTCACCAACGCCAACATCACCGAGGCAGATTTTCGTTACACCACCTCTCGTGGTTTCACCGCCAGCCAACTCTACAGCACCGCCAGCTACCAGAACAAGGACCTCAGCGGCCTGAACCTGAGGGGCAACGACCTCACCGGCTGGGACTTCACCGACCAGAACCTCACGGAGGCAAACTTCCGCTATGCCACGCTCACCAACGCCGACCTGTCCGACGCAATCATCACCGGGGCATCCTTCTATTCAACCACCTCTCGTGGTTTCACCGCAGCCCAGCTCTACAGCACCGCCAGCTACCAGAACAAGGACCTCAGCGGCGTGAGCCTAAGCGGTAACGACCTCACCGGCTGGGACCTCGCCGACCAGAACCTCACCGGGGCCTACTTCTACGGCGCCACGCTGACCAACGCCAACCTCACCAACGCCAACATCACCGAGGCAGATTTTGGTTACACCACCTCTCGTGGTTTCACCGCCAGCCAGCTCTACAGCACCGCCAGCTACCAGAACAAGGACCTCAGCGGCGTGAGCCTAAGCGGTAACGACCTCACCGGCTGGGACTTCACCGACCAGAACCTCACGGAGGCATCCTTCCACTATGCCTGGCTCACCAACGCCGATCTGACCAACGCCAACCTCACCTGGGCCTACCTCTACAACGCCGACCTGACCAACGCCGACCTGAGCAACGCCAACATCACCGAGGCAGATTTTGGTTACACCACCTCTCGTGGTTTCACCGCCAGCCAGCTCTACAGCACCGCCAGCTACCAGAACAAGGACCTCAGCGGTCTGAACCTGGGCTATAACGACCTCACCGGCTGGGACTTCTCCGGTCAGAACCTCACCGATGCAGACTTCGAGTCTGCCACGCTGACCAACGCCGACCTGAGCAACGCCGTCATCGCCGGTGCAGTTTTTTATTACAGCACCTATCGTGGTTTCACCGCCAGCCAGCTCTACAGCACCGCCAGCTACCAGAACAAGGACCTCAGCGGCGTGAGCCTAAGCGGTAACGACCTCACCGGCTGGGATTTCTCCGGTCAGAACCTCACCGATGCAGACTTCGAGTCTGCCACGCTGACCAACGCCGACCTGACCAACGCCGACCTGACCAACGCCAACATCACCGAGGCAAACCTCTACCAAGCCACACTGACCAACGCCAACCTCACCAACGCCAACATCACCGAGGCAGATTTTCGTTACACCACCTCTCATGGTTTCACCGCCAGCCAACTCTACAGCACCGCCAGCTACCAGAACAAGGACCTCAGCGGCGTGAGCCTAAGAGGTAACGACCTCACCGGCTGGGACTTCACCGGCCAGAACCTCACGGAGGCATCCTTCCACTATGCCTGGCTCACCAACGCCGACCTGACCAACGCCGTCATCGCCGGTGCAGTTTTTTATTACAGCACCTATCGTGGTTTCACCGCCAGCCAGCTCTACAGCACCGCCAGCTACCAGAACA
Coding sequences within:
- a CDS encoding alpha/beta hydrolase, encoding MPTPVVYTELGKGPVDHVPESERFTNRRVYYATTRTRTTDMRRVDYGNKLSDQVSVGLSLIGFGSPSLSWEALQEVVSRREREESVVLTVNGVVEAGGFDPAGTTEEIVETTGVGWWMHDLNDSIGDARDKDLMIYVHGAKVDFYNGNAFAAQIDHFMGRDMTSLAFCWPTHQDIFHYAFGSDMERGRASAESLARLLEVLAEKSAARRIHIVAWSAGARVLTQALASLHDRQAPLLSEGASLREKLRLGTVYFVAGDVERDLFLDSIGRISSLSERVIVSASSNDIALINAKFFMGGQTRIGQKDGSMTAEEAEMIEGLGNVMALDVSLGAETRGFDITGHEYWFTNPWASTDVVLAVRTDLGPAERGLVQSKYGFVWALPADYPERLRDLPPREMLRREE
- a CDS encoding pentapeptide repeat-containing protein, yielding MTRITSGGLAALAFTLATSAHADIKQWEYIDPANPDLGRQRSTTLAPDGAGRDATPNAILNDLDLTKAWLRSADLTNANLGGATLTNADLTGAYLYQATLTDANLTNANITEANLYQATLTNANIAGAVFHDTTSRGFTATQLYSTASYQNKDLSGLNLGNNDLTGWDFTDQNLTEADFDNATLTDANLSNANLTDADFEEAILTDADLSNADITKANLYQATLTDANLTNANITEANLYQATLTNANIAGAVFHDTTSRGFTATQLYSTASYQNKDLSGVSLSGNDLTGWDFTDQNLTEADFEEAILTDADLSNADITKANLTNANLTNANITEADFRYTTSRGFTASQLYSTASYQNKDLSGLNLRGNDLTGWDFTDQNLTEANFRYATLTNADLSDAIITGASFYSTTSRGFTAAQLYSTASYQNKDLSGVSLSGNDLTGWDLADQNLTGAYFYGATLTNANLTNANITEADFGYTTSRGFTASQLYSTASYQNKDLSGVSLSGNDLTGWDFTDQNLTEASFHYAWLTNADLTNANLTWAYLYNADLTNADLSNANITEADFGYTTSRGFTASQLYSTASYQNKDLSGLNLGYNDLTGWDFSGQNLTDADFESATLTNADLSNAVIAGAVFYYSTYRGFTASQLYSTASYQNKDLSGVSLSGNDLTGWDFSGQNLTDADFESATLTNADLTNADLTNANITEANLYQATLTNANLTNANITEADFRYTTSHGFTASQLYSTASYQNKDLSGVSLRGNDLTGWDFTGQNLTEASFHYAWLTNADLTNAVIAGAVFYYSTYRGFTASQLYSTASYQNKDLSGVSLRGNDLTGWDFTDQNLTEASFLYATLTNADLSNADITKANLYQATLTNANLTNANITEANLFQATLTNANLTNANITEADFRYATYRGFTASQLYSTASYQNKDLSGLNLGYNDLTGWDFSGQNLTDADFESATLTNADLSNANIARASFSNTTSSGFTAAQLYSTASYQNKDLSGVSLSYNDLTGWDFTDQNLTEAYFYGATLTNADLSNADTRGSYGLTSDQLLSAADTTNLIHPDGHVEGLTLVASQTFRVWDFMPHRETLPIIPITIEQHLTLDPAATFRMVFEDDQWGSLIQFADPGTPVTLAGTLLLEFDDTLTLDDLLLLDGVTYQLFDWTDANITGAFDSITYDGPGSFDTSLLMTTGEVTYNFASGLPGDANSDGSVDLLDLSILASNFNQSGDYEQGDFNGDNTIDLLDLSILASNFGNTTIPTPATLPLTTLGLLLITRRPAA
- the pulA gene encoding type I pullulanase; translated protein: MFRMAMRRVVVGLVVAVGLLVGVSGVCAEVVPVSVADRVVVSDYGTESVLIMHYHRPDGVYEGWNVWSWAEGGEGGGVDPAGETDYGPYFVIPVEDRSVRSGFLLRKNEWETRDVGMDRFVTLSDSKPITEVWLVSGDNNIYTTPARVDLTTKLVAAFLDGDDRIRIAATGQLTQRQRTAIRIATAGENPSTYSVSRVERTKSDTTARIVYDLHLTRKVLPGDVGRLQLTIPEFEPRWIYARGVLDSAAYLALDAELGHRYSAAGTDFAVWSPVSVSAELLLYDALDAREPSRVVPMEQGERGVWAVRVEGDLQGKAYVYRFVSYGQERIAADINTYAATFDSRRSVVIDLDRTDPEGWGLVANPVREHQTDEVIYEIHVRDYSVADASCPEEHRGTYLGLIHENPAEGDGVSTGVDHLLDLGVTAVHLLPIHDFSSAVGEYNWGYWTALFNLPESNYATDVYDPMAGPSEFKQMVSGLHGKGIRVILDVVYNHTSSSFEFSPFHQTVPNYYFRTGDDGLLLNDAGVGNSVADERLMVRKYIVDSLVFWVNEYRVDGFRFDLLGTHHPETVEALCEALLAIREDLTLYGEPWTGGGPTHFPKGAQRGMAMAVFNDHYRNAIRGDLDGKSQGFANGKGGNTEAIREGVAGGISDFADEPTESVNYVSAHDNRTYWDKLEYTLPKASDADKRAMQKLALGMVLTSQGVAFLHGGSDFARTKGGHHNSYNAGDAVNRFDWDRKAEYRDVYAYVRGLIAIRRAHPAFRIPDSETVRRHIHFLQLGKLFAFELDGAAVGDSWSRIIVAYNGEPEKHTLPLPEGTWSVMVDAASASADEPLAAATGEIVLPAWSMVVVWSE